The proteins below are encoded in one region of Stigmatopora argus isolate UIUO_Sarg chromosome 2, RoL_Sarg_1.0, whole genome shotgun sequence:
- the ankrd11 gene encoding ankyrin repeat domain-containing protein 11 isoform X1, which translates to MPKGGGSKTPQLDHFPHNTDMVEKQGGKKEKVLSNKTPKLDRSDGVKEMKEKTSKRKLPFTTGANGDQKDSDSEKPGPERKRIKKEPTNTRKTGMAFGMGMPGIRAGYPLSERQQVALLMQMTAEESVNSPDTTPKHQSQSSLGQKGTPNSASKTKDKVNKRNERGETRLHRAAIRGEVRRIKELINEGADVNVKDFAGWTALHEACNRGYYDVAKQLLAAGAEVNTKGLDDDTPLHDASNNGHFKVVKLLLRYGGDPRQSNRRGETPLNVANSPTMLNLLLGKGTYTSSEESSSESSEEEDAPSCAPSSSVDGNNTDSEFEKGLKLKGKTLDQPKSAVTPVKDEYEFDEDDEEERIPPVDDKHLLKKDFRKDTVTKANSFISIPKMEVKTYSKSNSLTPKKAVRRIISDSNSSDEDDRTLCFTPAPTPRQQALQTNAKTRDSGNPSSKQLKDKNKVKKKRKKESKNNLGKEVRFGKINDKLCTSDSDCGDMESEDDKGSNCIKDSSLIVKESTVFNTSSSSHGNLNSQKQAPSLAEQHPKQWRTDGWKTVSSPTWSEVSSLSDSVRTRQSSESDYSSGESSVESVKQVKRKGQENKKKNNNVHNNTIDKKNSDIYKNTNTDSTASKTDVDGKVLKKHKVKHKHKCKEKDKAPSLVLNQDMNEKFVKSYSFDFDDSRQKSVIVESESQTEGKIKLSKHEKDHSKKEERLSKSKSEENWSSGKDLHRTADKEKNKKTKDSTKDKTNKEEREKPVKSVKEKAKEEKQKNHKEEKKKKSKEKSRPDKKSEQKEEKHIKVDKDKNTKEEKCKKDKVLKEESEYESYDVNNRFLNLDDTKLSASDDHHDRWGSEMSSDSSLYGEDSWDAPVKEYKEYKANNSVKLIVETVKEETRRKEKIKDKKSDHSEKRPEKDIQSKKKDKDSSEKTSEKKKDWSEKQKLNSSHSVEKDKKRKEMMELSKEKKDKDSQDNSRDRKDSYDFVKERKETKTKQDFIREEYVNDTFFKEMDVVCKSADIRERNQAGKEKEKKFEGIEKREKTKTEKHKDKIKDRGTDQEKEKSDKISAEKAAKEKELDRAAKDKKEAAKDKYKDSHGKDRKMSSEQAKDKKEKTSHDKHTDREKDFLEVKKEEKRPEKIREKTWYKIADIFTDESDDEDSYNGSISQVSDSIRKDLTPDLDDLDHFTPDKVRKMSSETKHNAEKAKDKEHKEKKKEKATFDTGKERKGSLEKHNKDKKESADVKHKERKDRMSVDSNHEKKNKQKLLDKRDNSDDKSKSKYKDKLDNPKERKLSKGSGENEKSLLEKLEEEAMNDYKDDSNDKNSDISLDSFTDRGQEPILTSYYDSISLADITDDRRDCLSISTPQDKFREKERHRHSSSSSSKKSHDKDKERVKKDKGDKRDKAEEIRDMYSRRESLPFEKEPMPLEADPYTFPYGSKGEGEDDFDKTLEFEKEMSKKDKSTAVISDRMKDKKKKEKHKDKIKDERGKHIDGSKSGLKDSPQITILKERSREESPKFDIKKERNRDILDKDNRLDHTKPKIKDENEKLNQSKDTGRKDNRPREKLLVDGDYQMTSFGQMLSLKDQEIEERHKRHKERMKQMEKLRPKSGDPKLKDKTKSTEEVRKNRGELSSKKSNSLESGLKEKKPKDISQPAQIMSPSRKFQQPTDNSHNSKDWLPGHQTKENLPASPRSEHNRPTGVPTPTSVISCPSYEEVMQTPRTPSCSAEDYPDIMLDGLDCQNSSAMTMSMNACSPSFFESRYSQGFQEGTCPTPAKNLQLPLIGRSASSDVRRPLEEEFKIEADKFLRQHSDTSAEFDPTAASHSLEDKLASVDRLERLPSPYFSPIRLLSPRQEPIQPTPDLPTPMLTCADSNEHLSDSVYNSYLPKPSTPVHRPDPQEPCFDIAAPPTPAPAALPPLDIDDIAEPHHSEPNLVLSDLPSVMEERDEEDEEEDEGEDLDFDDRTSDDHCAVGETQKTQESSFPAQVEDPLRKSWHVESPDQQDPVVHHFSPQHSEPNQEENCFDHSMSWNHDVDLKSPHRTYGEIEAAVSKITSPYSHSDNELQHLSGHPSVTPPYATWNRWHKEEDPEDFDEQKEAVADIPSPERPDNALEVENSYLNTSSSSTRLESFFQDCNKSNIEMTHEMETETTCDEPGTTQTSHNFCPTTEGHLTPAVAPEPVVPWADPFSTDADELDDLGPFSLPDLPLPEKSEEVDHRGSEFCDLTKTVQSHIRHTIMDVDDHDLMQVDHSVLMDNRCPGEDQRLGEPTGQDLVVPSSHDDFQQELDPEPQSVPVNSPLTFSQQSIIMETKMQYGASHESEPDILFSSVKSESSQLHHIQIHPMAESLQLSNENLSVDKPEERKEEISDPPMESLSHDPVPHPPVPVTPPSCPEHLDAQEIIQKPAPVPQSTVLTDIPKKVDEIPQRMTRNRAKNNASAVVPSPSITPSTTSLSVTISPVVTITAIPTRTPTPTSVLAFSSLKKEKDSLLSISTPASNSTLTLSVPSSLTTSPTVVLSKTSKGRPLPTEDDDSQTQHPRKRKFQRSTGQQMQVQLVNTAMQQTREMIQQTLAVVVNAIKLDDIEPYHSDRSNPYFDYLQIRKKIEEKRKILCYITPQAPQCYAEYVTYTGSYLLDGKPLSKLHIPVIAPPPSLSEPLKDLFRQQEAVRGKLRLQHSIEREKLIVSCEQEVLRVHCRAARTIANQAVPFSACTMLLDSEVYNMPSESQGDENKSVRDRFNARQFISWIQDVDDKYDRMKTCLLMRQQHEAAALNAVQRMEWQLKVQELDPAGHKSLCVNEVPSFYVPMVDVNDDFVLLPA; encoded by the exons ACACAACACCAAAGCACCAGTCACAGTCTAGTCTAGGTCAGAAGGGAACGCCAAACTCTGCATCTAAAACCAAAGATAAAGTGAATAAAAGAAATGAGAGAGGAGAGACACGGCTGCACAGGGCAGCAATCCGTGGTGAGGTTCGCCGCATTAAGGAACTCATCAACGAGGGAGCCGATGTGAATGTTAAAGACTTTGCTG GCTGGACCGCATTGCATGAGGCATGTAACAGGGGGTATTATGATGTGGCCAAGCAGCTGCTGGCAGCCGGAGCGGAGGTCAATACCAAGGGTTTAGATGATGACACCCCTCTCCATGATGCATCTAACAATGGACATTTTAAG gTGGTTAAGCTACTTTTGCGGTATGGAGGGGACCCACGACAGAGCAACCGAAGAGGTGAAACGCCTTTGAATGTGGCCAACTCTCCAACCATGCTCAATTTGTTGCTTGGGAAAGGCACATACACCTCAAGTGAAGAGAGTTCCTCGG AATCTTCAGAAGAGGAGGATGCTCCTTCATGTGCCCCATCTAGCTCGGTTGATGGCAATAACACAGACTCAGAGTTTGAGAAAGGCTTGAAGTTAAAAGGGAAAACATTAGACCAACCTAAATCAGCTGTCACGCCTGTTAAAGATGAGTACGAatttgatgaagatgatgaagaggagCGAATCCCCCCTGTGGACGACAAGCACCTTTTGAAAAAAGACTTCCGCAAAGATACAGTCACCAAGGCCAACAGCTTCATCTCCATACCCAAGATGGAGGTCAAAACCTATTCCAAAAGCAACTCACTCACACCAAAGAAAGCCGTCAGGCGTATCATCTCGGACAGTAACAGTTCTGATGAGGATGATAGAACGCTGTGTTTCACACCAGCACCCACACCACGACAACAAGCCCTTCAAACAAATGCCAAGACGAGAGACTCTGGAAATCCTAGTTCCAAACAACTAAAAGATAAGAATAAAGttaaaaagaagagaaagaagGAAAGCAAAAACAATCTTGGCAAAGAAGTCCGGTTtggtaaaataaatgacaaattatgTACGTCTGATTCTGATTGTGGTGATATGGAGAGTGAAGACGATAAAGGATCAAACTGCATTAAGGATTCTTCATTGATTGTAAAAGAATCCACTGTATTCAACACGTCCTCCTCCTCACATGGAAACTTGAACTCCCAGAAACAAGCGCCATCATTAGCGGAACAACACCCAAAACAGTGGCGGACTGATGGATGGAAGACTGTGTCATCTCCAACGTGGTCCGAAGTAAGTTCTCTGTCTGATTCTGTTAGAACAAGACAGTCCAGTGAATCTGACTATTCCTCTGGTGAGTCTAGTGTTGAGTCAGTCAAGCAAGTTAAGAGGAAAGGACAagagaacaagaagaagaataaCAATGTACACAACAACACGATTGACAAGAAAAATTCGGACATCTACAAAAATACCAATACAGATAGTACAGCCTCCAAAACTGATGTTGATGGTAAAGTTCTCAAGAAGCATAAGGTGAAGCACAAGcacaaatgcaaagaaaaggataAAGCACCTAGTCTTGTGCTCAATCAAGACATGAATGAAAAATTTGTAAAAAGCTATTCATTTGATTTCGATGATTCAAGACAAAAGTCCGTAATTGTGGAGTCAGAATCCCAAACTGAAGGCAAGATCAAATTATCAAAACACGAAAAAGACCattcaaaaaaggaagaaaggcTTTCAAAAAGCAAGTCTGAGGAGAATTGGTCATCTGGCAAAGACTTGCATAGGACAGCagacaaggaaaaaaataagaaaacaaaggACTCCACCAAAGACAAAACTAATAAGGAAGAGCGAGAAAAGCCTGTGAAATCTGTCAAGGAAAAAGCAAAggaagagaaacaaaaaaaccacaaagaagagaaaaagaaaaaatccaagGAGAAGTCGAGACCAGATAAAAAGAGTGAGCAGAAAGAGGAAAAGCATATAAAGGTTGATAAGGACAAAAACACAAAGGAGGAGAAATGTAAAAAGGACAAAGTTCTGAAGGAAGAGTCAGAGTATGAAAGCTATGATGTCAATAACCGTTTCCTCAACCTGGATGACACAAAGCTTAGTGCCTCGGATGACCATCATGACAGATGGGGTTCAGAGATGTCGTCGGACTCTTCCCTCTACGGAGAGGACAGCTGGGATGCCCCAGTTAAAGAATACAAGGAATACAAAGCCAACAATTCTGTTAAACTGATTGTTGAAACAGTCAAGGAGGAGACGAGgaggaaagagaaaataaaagacaaGAAATCCGATCATAGTGAGAAAAGGCCAGAAAAAGATATCCAGtccaaaaagaaagacaaagatTCTTCAGAAAAGAccagtgaaaagaaaaaagattggTCAGAAAAGCAAAAACTGAACTCAAGTCACTCTGTTGAAAAAGATAAAAAGCGTAAAGAAATGATGGAACTAAGTAAAGAGAAAAAGGACAAAGATTCTCAGGACaacagccgagatcgcaaagaTTCGTATGACTTCGTGAAGGAGAGAAAggaaacaaagacaaaacaagATTTTATTAGAGAAGAGTATGTCAATGACACTTTCTTCAAAGAAATGGATGTTGTCTGTAAATCAGCTGACATCCGTGAAAGAAACCAGGCTGGtaaggagaaggaaaaaaagtttgaaggAATAGAAAAgcgagaaaaaacaaaaacggagAAACACAAAGACAAAATTAAAGATAGAGGAACTGATCAAGAGAAGGAGAAGAGTGATAAAATCTCTGCCGAGAAAGCTGCCAAGGAAAAAGAACTTGATCGGGCAGCCAAAGACAAGAAGGAGGCTGCAAAAGACAAATACAAAGACTCTCATGGCAAAGATCGGAAGATGTCATCGGAACAAGCAAAGGACAAGAAAGAGAAGACCTCCCATGACAAACATACTGACAGAGAGAAAGATTTCTTGGAGGTGAAGAAAGAGGAGAAAAGGCCAGAGAAAATCAGGGAAAAAACATGGTACAAAATAGCCGACATTTTTACTGATGAAAGTGATGATGAGGACAGTTACAATGGCTCTATTTCTCAAGTTTCTGATTCTATCAGAAAAGACTTAACTCCTGACCTGGATGATCTGGATCACTTCACACCAGACAAAGTAAGGAAAATGTCATCTGAGACTAAACACAATGCTGAAAAGGCTAAAGACAAAGAACataaggagaagaagaaggaaaaggCCACATTTGACACAGGTAAAGAGCGGAAGGGCTCCCTTGAGAAACACAACAAAGACAAGAAAGAATCTGCTGATGTCAAACACAAGGAAAGAAAAGACAGAATGTCAGTGGATTCAAACcatgagaagaaaaataaacagaagCTCTTGGACAAAAGAGACAACAGTGACGATAAATCAAAAAGCAAATACAAAGACAAACTGGATAACCCCAAGGAACGAAAACTGTCAAAGGGCAGCGGTGAGAATGAAAAGTCCCTCCTTGAAAAATTGGAAGAAGAAGCTATGAACGACTATAAGGATGACTCCAATGACAAGAACAGTGACATTTCCCTGGACAGTTTCACTGACAGAGGTCAAGAACCCATCCTCACAAGTTACTATGACTCTATCAGCCTTGCAGATATAACTGATGACAGGAGAGACTGTCTCTCTATATCGACACCCCAGGATAAATTCCGAGAGAAGGAAAGACACAGACAttcttcatcctcctcttccaAGAAAAGCCACGACAAAGATAAGGAAAGAGTCAAAAAGGACAAAGGGGACAAACGTGATAAAGCTGAAGAAATCAGAGACATGTACAGTCGCAGGGAAAGTTTACCGTTTGAGAAAGAGCCCATGCCCCTCGAGGCAGATCCTTATACCTTCCCATATGGCAGTAAGGGGGAAGGTGAAGACGACTTTGATAAGACGTTAGAATTTGAAAAAGAGATGTCTAAAAAGGACAAATCAACAGCTGTCATCAGTGATCGAAtgaaggacaaaaagaaaaaagaaaaacacaaagataaaataAAGGATGAAAGAGGCAAGCACATTGACGGCTCGAAGTCAGGATTGAAAGATAGCCCTCAGATCACCATTCTGAAAGAAAGATCAAGAGAAGAAAGCCCTAAATTTGACATTAAGAAAGAAAGGAATCGGGATATACTCGACAAAGACAACAGGTTAGATCACACCAAGCCCAAAATTAAAGACGAAAATGAAAAGCTTAATCAGTCCAAAGATACGGGGCGGAAAGATAACCGTCCACGTGAAAAACTCCTGGTGGATGGTGATTATCAAATGACTAGTTTTGGCCAGATGTTGAGTCTGAAGGATCAAGAAATTGAAGAGCGCCATAAAAGACATAAAGAAAGGATGAAACAAATGGAGAAACTGAGACCTAAGTCAGGAGATCCCAAACTTAAGGACAAAACAAAGTCTACTGAAGAAGTGAGGAAGAACCGCGGTGAGCTGTCCTCTAAGAAATCAAACAGCCTCGAGTCTGGGCTTAAAGAGAAGAAGCCGAAGGACATTAGTCAACCAGCTCAAATAATGTCCCCTAGTAGGAAGTTTCAACAGCCTACAGACAACAGTCACAACTCAAAAGACTGGCTGCCTGGCCATCAAACGAAAGAGAATCTACCAGCTTCTCCCAGATCCGAACATAACAGGCCCACTGGCGTCCCCACACCAACATCTGTCATCTCTTGCCCCAGTTATGAGGAAGTAATGCAGACTCCACGGACCCCATCTTGTAGTGCCGAAGATTACCCTGATATTATGCTTGATGGTCTAGATTGCCAGAACTCATCAGCAATGACGATGTCTATGAATGCGTGTTCACCGTCCTTTTTTGAAAG TAGGTACTCTCAAGGTTTTCAGGAAGGCACTTGCCCAACCCCGGCAAAGAATCTCCAGTTACCACTCATCGGCCGCTCTGCTTCCTCTGACGTTCGCAGGCCTCTAGAGGAGGAGTTTAAAATTGAGGCTGACAAGTTCCTGCGACAGCATAGTGATACATCAGCTGAGTTTGATCCTACGGCTGCTTCGCACTCTCTAGAAGACAAATTGGCCTCAGTGGATAGACTCGAGCGTTTGCCCTCGCCCTATTTTTCTCCGATTAGGTTGCTGTCTCCTCGGCAGGAGCCGATTCAGCCTACGCCGGATCTGCCAACACCAATGCTAACGTGCGCAGATAGTAATGAGCATCTTTCTGATAGTGTTTACAATAGTTACTTGCCTAAGCCATCAACACCAGTTCACAGGCCAGATCCACAAGAGCCCTGCTTCGATATTGCTGCACCACCAACGCCAGCGCCTGCAGCATTGCCTCCACTGGATATTGATGACATAGCTGAACCTCACCACAGTGAGCCTAACCTGGTCCTCTCAGATCTCCCTTCAGTCATGGAGGAAAGGGATgaagaagatgaggaggaggatgaaggcGAAGACCTTGATTTTGATGATAGAACAAGTGATGATCATTGTGCTGTGGGTGAGACGCAAAAAACACAGGAATCATCATTCCCCGCTCAAGTTGAGGACCCCTTGAGAAAGAGTTGGCATGTTGAGTCACCAGATCAACAAGATCCAGTAGTTCATCATTTCTCTCCACAGCATTCGGAACCCAACCAAGAGGAAAACTGTTTCGATCACAGCATGAGTTGGAACCATGATGTAGACCTTAAATCTCCCCACCGAACATACGGGGAGATAGAAGCTGCAGTGTCTAAAATAACCAGTCCTTATTCTCATTCAGACAATGAGCTGCAGCACTTGTCCGGCCACCCATCTGTAACTCCTCCCTATGCCACCTGGAATAGGTGGCACAAGGAAGAAGACCCTGAGGATTTTGATGAGCAGAAGGAGGCTGTGGCTGACATTCCTTCGCCAGAGAGACCTGATAATGCTCTGGAGGTCGAAAACAGTTATTTAAATACTTCCTCATCCTCCACAAGACTTGAGTCTTTTTTCCAGGACTGCAACAAATCAAATATTGAGATGACTCACGAGATGGAGACAGAGACTACGTGTGACGAGCCAGGTACCACGCAGACCTCACATAACTTCTGCCCTACCACTGAGGGACACCTGACTCCAGCTGTTGCCCCTGAGCCAGTTGTGCCCTGGGCAGATCCCTTTTCTACTGATGCAGATGAGCTAGATGACCTTGGACCTTTCTCATTACCAGACCTCCCTCTCCCAGAAAAGTCAGAAGAAGTTGATCATCGAGGCTCTGAATTTTGTGACCTTACAAAGACTGTGCAATCTCACATTCGTCATACAATTATGGATGTTGATGACCATGATTTAATGCAGGTGGACCATTCAGTTCTTATGGACAATAGGTGCCCCGGTGAAGATCAGAGGCTTGGAGAACCCACTGGACAAGACTTAGTTGTACCATCATCCCATGACGATTTTCAGCAGGAGTTGGACCCTGAGCCTCAGAGTGTTCCAGTCAATAGCCCTTTGACTTTTTCGCAACAGAGCATCATAATGGAGACTAAAATGCAGTATGGCGCCTCGCATGAGTCTGAGCCtgatattttgttttcatctgtAAAATCTGAGAGCAGCCAGCTACATCACATCCAGATTCATCCCATGGCTGAGTCTTTGCAGTTATCAAACGAAAACCTTTCAGTTGACAAGCCAGAGGAGAGAAAGGAGGAAATATCCGATCCCCCAATGGAATCTTTATCGCACGATCCTGTTCCGCATCCCCCAGTGCCTGTTACCCCTCCCAGTTGCCCGGAGCATTTAGACGCTCAAGAAATAATACAAAAGCCAGCTCCAGTACCCCAAAGCACAGTGTTGACAGATATTCCCAAAAAGGTGGATGAAATCCCACAGAGAATGACACGCAACCGAGCCAAGAACAATGCTTCTGCCGTAGTTCCTTCTCCCAGCATAACACCTTCAACAACTTCCCTTTCTGTGACCATTAGTCCGGTAGTCACTATTACCGCTATTCCTACGAGAACACCAACTCCGACTTCAGTGTTGGCCTTTTCATCcctgaagaaagaaaaagactCTCTGCTTAGCATCTCAACTCCTGCGTCCAATTCAACTCTGACTCTATCTGTACCAAGTTCTTTGACTACGTCACCTACAGTGGTTCTGAGCAAAACAAGTAAAGGGCGTCCACTACCAACAGAAGATGATGATTCTCAGACCCAGCACCCACGTAAAAGAAAGTTTCAGCGTTCAACGGGGCAACAGATGCAAGTGCAGCTGGTGAACACAGCCATGCAACAGACTCGAGAAATGATTCAGCAAACATTGGCCGTGGTTGTCAATGCCATAAAGTTGGATGACATTGAGCCTTACCACAGTGACCGTTCCAATCCTTATTTCGATTATCTTCAGATTAGGAAAAAGATTGaggaaaagaggaaaatattGTGCTACATCACCCCGCAGGCCCCACAGTGCTATGCTGAGTATGTGACGTATACTGGCTCATATCTGTTGGATGGGAAGCCACTCAGCAAGCTTCATATACCAGTG atTGCCCCTCCACCGTCATTGTCTGAGCCTCTAAAAGATCTCTTCAGACAACAGGAGGCCGTGAGGGGAAAGCTCCGGTTACAGCATAGTATAGAACGG GAGAAGCTCATTGTTTCTTGTGAGCAAGAAGTGTTACGAGTCCACTGCAGAGCTGCAAGGACAATAGCCAATCAGGCTGTTCCATTTAGTGCCTGCACCATGCTTTTAGACTCTGAAGTATACAATATGCCATCAGAAAGCCAG GGTGATGAAAACAAATCGGTCAGAGATCGTTTCAACGCACGACAGTTCATCTCCTGGATTCAGGACGTCGACGATAAATATGATCGTATGAAG ACGTGCCTGTTGATGAGACAACAGCATGAAGCAGCGGCCCTCAATGCGGTACAAAGGATGGAATGGCAGTTAAAAGTTCAGGAATTGGATCCTGCTGGACACAAGTCCCTCTGTGTCAATGAAGTGCCGTCTTTCTACGTCCCAATGGTCGATGTCAATGATGACTTTGTCCTTCTGCCGGCATGA